A DNA window from Aythya fuligula isolate bAytFul2 chromosome 4, bAytFul2.pri, whole genome shotgun sequence contains the following coding sequences:
- the PIGY gene encoding phosphatidylinositol N-acetylglucosaminyltransferase subunit Y: MAGGGVLPSLPTLTVLVPLLSLAGLFYAAAVDETFPQGCTSTNSLCFYSLLLPITIPVYVFFHLWTWMGIKLFRHN, encoded by the coding sequence ATGGCAGGAGGCGGcgtgctgccctccctgcccacgCTGACCGTCCTCGTCCCGCTCCTGTCCCTAGCAGGCCTGTTCTACGCCGCCGCGGTGGACGAGACCTTCCCGCagggctgcaccagcaccaACAGCTTGTGTTTCTACAGCCTCCTCCTTCCCATTACTATACCAGTTTATGTGTTCTTCCACCTGTGGACCTGGATGGGGATTAAGCTTTTCAGGCACAACTAG